In the Brettanomyces nanus chromosome 1, complete sequence genome, TACACTGGTCTTCCGCCGGACTACAAGCCTGCTCTGGTCTATTGAAGGAATCGCCACGTGTGCTTCCTTTTTGGTTCTCATCTTTTTTACTTATTCGtttattcatttttttttgtcttgATTTAGGTAGCTTCTTCATTAATCTTAATAATTGTTCCATGCGTCCGTAGAATATCAAGGTCCTTCAACTAAGGCCGTCTCGGTCGCGTTTCGACTCGcccaaaattttttttttcatttgagtggaagaaagttgaatCAAAGCGAATTGAGGGTGTCACCTCTTTTTACAActgttgcttcttcttaacGGTTCAACACATTCAAAAACAactttttttatttcatcaatgacTTACGCTACAAGAGAAGTGGGTGCCCCTTACACCCTTGATTACAAGGTTTACGTCGAAAAGGATGGAAAGCCTGTCTCATCGTTCCACGACATTCCATTGTACGCGGAtgaatcaaagaagatcttgaacATGGTTGTAGAGATCCCAAGATGGACCAATGCAAAGATGGAGATCAACAAGGATTGCCCTCTAAATCCAATTAAGCAGGATACGAAGAAGGGAAAGTTGAGATTTGTCAGAAATTGCTTCCCTCATCACGGTTACATCCATAACTACGGTGCTTTCCCACAAACTTGGGAAGACCCTAACGTCATCAATCCGGAGACTCATGCTGCTGGTGACAATGATCCATTGGATGTCTGCGAGATTGGTGAGACAATTGGTTACGTTGGTCAGGTCAAACAGGTCAAGGTACTCGGTGTTATGGCATTGTTGGATGACGGTGAGACTGACTGGAAGGTCATTGTCATTGACGTTCATGATCCATTGGCACCTAAGTTGAATGATGTTGAGGACGTTGAAAGACATCTCCCAGGTTTGTTGAGAGCCACTAATGAATGGTTCCGTATCTACAAGATCCCAGATGGAAAGCCAGAGAACCAATTTGCTTTCTCCGGTGAGTgcaagaacaagaagtaTGCCGAGGCCGTCATTGAGGAGTGCAGTCAGGCCTGGAAAGCCTTGATTTCCGGTAAATCTAAGGATGACAAGGGAATTTCTTTGGCTAATACTACCTTGTCTAACTCCATCACTTACACTACTGATGCCAATATTCCTAAGGCCAGTCCATTGGCTCCTGCTCCAATTGACAAGTCTATTGACAAGTGGTTTTTCATCAGTGGCTCTGCTTAGATGCGGTAGCTGATATATGATATAATTGAATAAATTATCAATAAAACATGCTGTAACTTTGACTCTATATTATGTTCTTAACAATTGTTAGAAATCTCTGGATTTTTTTGGGGTCCTTAACTCCTTGTGTCTCTACTCCTCCACTAACATCCACCCCCACACAGCCATCCACGTTCACTGCTCGACCGACATTTTCGGGCGTTAGGCCCCCAGCTAAAATAAATCGACCATCTAGTTTACTGTAAAACTCGCTGGCATTAGTCCAGTTGATTAAATGGCCTTCTCCACCAACCTCTGAGTCTAGTAAAGTAAGAAAATGACGGTGAGTTTCCACGGCCAGCTCAATGTTATCACTCTGTAGCACAAATCTTGCTATCACGGGTAAATCTATAGCGCTAGCATACTCTTCAATGTCCTCGGAGCCGTGAAGCTGCACGAAATCGAGGTTTAATCGATGACTGATTTCTATCACCTCTTTTAAGGATTGGTTTCTGAACACTCCAACTAGGAAAGGTCCATTTTCTATAATAAGCTGTGCACAATAATCAAACCAGTTGGATCCAGTCAACTTGGACTCTCTTGCTATCTTCAATAATTCCTTACTAGTCTGATGTACTCTATCTAGTTTCTGGCGTCTGTCTTGGCATAGCTGTGCTATCTGCATCGCCTGATCAGCATCCACTGTCCTTTTCCGCCCAGGAACAAGGATCACACCAACAAGGTTTGCTCCTGAATCAATAGCAACTCTAGcagcttcttgatctttcaAACCACATATCTTCGCCACTTTATTCACCATTGAAAATTAGATACTTACAAGGATTAGTCAGACAGACTCAGAGCTTAAAATCCGCCCTGAAATACTCGCGACCCGGAGTTCTGTCGTGAGCGAAAATGGATTTCTAGGGATTTCGAAGCACTTCATGAGTATTTTGAAAGGATCAATGCCACAATGAAGAATTTATTACCCTTTGCCAGCTGTACCAATTCCAATGAGGAAGGGTTTAGATAGTGTTTCTAGTATCAATTTCTTATCTTCTCTGGCGGTCCCCCATCATTTTCCTCGATCACTCTAATAAAGGAGCGGCTGTGACCTACGTGAAATCGCACTTTTGTAGATCTCATGCATTTTTCCGGACATTCACTAATCATGGGACTTATTGACCGTTTGAAAGGTAAGTTCGAGCAGAATTTTGATGTTCAAAGTGATCAGACTCCTCAATGGAATCTGCATCAGAACTCCAATAAGCCACTTCCTCAGCAGCCATTACCACCACCTCCTATTCCTGCTCGAGACTATCGATTGAACAAACCGTTAACTCcctcatcttcactattcTCACCGATCTCTATTAGTCCCCCTGTTTCGcagattgaaaagactgATTTTCACCCTGttcctcttccttccttctATAATCAGGAAGGTCCCATCGAGACAAATAACTTTTATGGTAATCTCCTAGTGGAAAAGCAGGATTTACCGGTATGGACTCATCCCTACAGCGTCTGGAAATGCGATGATGACCAGTTCAAAGGTCTTGCCGTATCACATATCTCATCTAAGCAGAAAGTCTTTGGTGATGTCCCCAATTCAAACCCTTGcaaatacttcttctcGCCAGTAGGTATATGTTCCTTGCTTCTAGGCGCTGTGGAATTCCAGCATGGTTTTGATCTCAAATTGGGAGAATGTAAACGCTTCAGCTGTGGTACCCGCTTTGAAACAAGAGGTGCTAGCGGTTCTCTGATTGCAAAACTTGTCCAAGGAATGGGAATGGTGTCCGGGTTGTATTCCGGAAACATAACCCCCAGATTGGCGAGTAAAGTTGGCTTTCAGAGCTTCGACAATAAAGGAAGGACCGTGAATGGCCTGAGTAAGCACGTTATTAAGTTGTTTGATGGTACCAAATGgattctttattcttctgTTAACACATGGAGACAAGAAACGCCTAATTCCATTGTGGCTGCCACGCAGGTCAACGATGTATCTCTAGTCCAAATTGCCAAATTACCTGGTAATGGTAACGAGTCAACATACGACGATTCTGCCGGTGCATTTGTGACCGACATGACTCTTTCTGGCTCTGCTGATCATGGTAAGGCTACCTATAAGCTGAACTACACTATTGGTGGAAATTCAGGCTCAGGTAAGGTCATTCAATGGTTCTTGCCTCATCATTATGACTCTGCAGATTCCTCGATGGATTTGCAATTATTACAGGGAGCTGAGCTTGATTCCACTTGCAAGGGTACAATGAAAGCCTATTTGACCGACTCATTTGTGATGAGCGAGCAGCTTCCACCTAAAGAATTGCAGTTCAACCCGTATAAAGAGGGTAAAGGCTGCAAGGGATGTTCTTCTGATAGTCTATGGATTATCAGAAAAGTGGCTACGGAGGAAATAGATTCATTTGACGTGATTAATGCATCCAATACAGACTCTATGTACACCGCGGGAAAGATATTGGATAAAGGAGCGTTTATTCTTTATGTGGCCGCATTTGTGCTTCAAGATAAGAACCTAGTCAGAACACAACTAGACAAAATGAAACAAGCTTTTGAAAGGTTTATCAGCAACAACCAACAGGAACCGTTGGTTTATAATACCAGTTGGAAAGGAGTTGTGTCCTCTGCTGGCTTGAAAGACGGTAACTTCTACTGTGATTTCGGTAATTGCTTCTACAACGATCATCATTTCCATTACGGCTACCACATTCATGCAGCCGCGTTGGTGGCACAGGTTGACCAGAAATATGGTGATGGAACGTTCTTCAATCATTGCAAGGACTGGATCGAAACATTGATTAGAGATGTTTGTAATCCAAGCGATCAGGACCGCTACTTTCCAGTGTTCCGAtgttttgatttcttcaatggcCACAGCTTTGCCAACGGCCTATTTGCTCATGGCGATGGCAAAGATGAGGAATCATCCAGTGAGGATTATCACTGTTACTACGGAATAAAATTGTGGGGGATAGTCAGTGGCAACGAGAAGCTAGACCAATTGGGATCGTTGATTTTGGCCATAGAGCGCAGAGCAATGAACATGTACATGCTCTACAGCGACGATAATCGTGTGATTCCAGtcaacttcaaagccaaCAAGGTTTCAGGTATATTATTTGAGAATAAGATTGATCACGCTACTTACTTCGGTATGAATAAAGAGTACATCCATGGAATTCACATGATTCCCATGACTCCAGTATCGAATTATATCAGAACTTCGCAGTTTGTCAGAGAAGAATGGGATCAGCAGCATCTAGGAGAACTAGTGAATCAGATCGACTCCGGGTGGAAGGGACTACTATGGTTAAATAAGGCAATAATTGATCCCCAAGGTGCATGGAATTTTTTTAGCGATAATGGATTTCAGGACAGATGGTTAGACAATGGCATGTCAAGAACTTGGAGTTTGGCCTACTGTTCGGGAATGATGTAACTCATATCTACGTTAAGTACAATTCGATATCGCATGACTATAGCTAAAATCTCGAGATCAAAGAGATAATAAGGTGAatagaaaaatgaaaaaaatctAAGTGGAATGACATTTCCCCGGCCAGAGATACGCGCGCTGAGaattttgaaatttcagATTTGGATTTTCGCTTTTGGTATTTGGCTTTTGGCATTTGGCATTTGGCATTTGCCTTTACTCGCCCTCGGGCGGATTTGGCAGGCTGGGGGTGCTGACTAGCGATTGTGCGGGGGATTGAAAACTGAGACATTGGGGGTCTTTCTGGTTCCTTCAGTACAGAGtaatttttccttttctaatcttcttttattCGTTCTATAGTATCTCAAATGTCGGATTATAAACGCAAGTACCCTCATAGAGGGGATCAGACTCCTAATATGTATCCCCCACGAGACCCTGTACCTGTGTCGAGATCGATCTCATCTGTGACCTTATCTAGAGGAGGATCTGGGGCGTTTAGTATGCAGGATCCTCGAAGACCTTTTAGTCCTGTGCCCAATCGAGAAGAGCAAAGCATTGAATATCAGAGATTGAACCGTTACAGACTTAATGTTCctgatgatgacaatgaGGTGAGAAGACAACAGTTAAATAGAGACTCTGCCTTCTACGCCACCAGGACTATAGAGGACGTGAGACCAGAGCAATTACTTCCTTATAAAACTGAATCTATACGGGAGCAGTATCGTTACCTATGTCATATAGTGACACACATTTACATTGCGATCAAGTCTCTTGATTTGAAGAGTAATATATCCATCGGTGTCGCTGACTTGGACAAAGCTCGTGACGCTTTGATGACAGATCAGAGTACTGAAGATTTCTTGAAAGctcagaaagaagctcCCGATACAGAGCAAGCTGAGGGTGAACGATTTGAGACTTTGATGCATACGGAAAGTGAAGCagatgaggatgacgaggaagaagatgacgaagatTCTTGGTACGAGTCTGATTTGAGTTCtgatgacgaagacgaGAATATGTTTGCTTCCACTCCTGTCTCAAAGGTCGGAAATAAGTCGGCTTCTGTGATTGGTTTGAAGTACTGGACCAAAGAGCTAAAAAATCTTCTTACAATTGGTCTTGTTATGCCTGCATCGTTGAGTGCTTCTTTGGTTAAGGTATTCTATGCTGTGATACTTTCTCGCGGTCAGAATATTGATATCGGCTTTTACACCGATGTAGTCGTTGCTTTaatcaaagagaaagaagtgtTGAAAGAAATTGGACTCAAAGTCGAATGGGAACCAATCTACAAGGAATTGGCATCCCAAATGACATCTCCTAATGCTTCCAGTCACATGACTGATGATCTCAGATTCAAGCGACTTGGGAGGTTTTCGTTGGCTATTAACAGCTTTTTCGATGAGGACTGTATTCCCAAAATTATGGAAAGGATCATGGGCAAGTACACTAATCAGACGATCGCTACTTCGTTTATCCAGGTGGCCGTCATGCTTCCTTTAGTTTTTAAGAACCCAGTTATACATTCTGATGGCTCTATAACCTATGATAAGCGTGATATTAGACATTACTTACCCGTGCTCTTTAGCTGCTGGGCTACTCAACGATCCAACAAGGAGATTGCCTGTCTTGTTTCTGTTATTGCTAATATTGCTGAAGCCGCATTATCTGAGGGCTCGAAGCATCCTGAACGTGTTATTATGGGCACTTATGGTATTTTTACCAAGGAGCAATTTGGTATGTTTGTCAATCAGTTGGTAGTGACCACCCGTGTGACGCTTGATGAAAAGCAGTCAAGGTATGTCAAACTCCTTGTAGATTTATTGGTTCATTCCCTAACTTCCCGCTATGCTTTTGAAAAGGGTGGTGTTATGGATCTTCTGCGTACCTTTGCTAGCTCTATCCAAACCTTGGTTCATCCTTCTAATAGTGGAAGTTGGTCCACAATTCTTTCTCGTGTGATAAAGAGATTCGGTACTACTTATCACAGGCGTTTATTACAGGAAAGGGCTGATAAATCTCTGGTTGCTAAGCATTCCAATGACTTTTCTGGtttaaagaaagattacAGACTCTCTGAAGAAGTCACCAAGGAGTTTGTCGAGACTTTAACTCCACTTATTTTATATGGTGTTCAGTCGAAATCGTCAAATCAACGTCGTCGGTATGTGACTGCACTTCAGACTTTGTGCTTCATATCTCCTAATCAGATCCTTGATAGTGTTCTTCTCGATATTTACAGTTCGTTTGAAACTGTGAATTCCACGCATCGTATAAATGTTGTGCTTCGTGAATTGACTGCCCTTGCTAGATATATGGCTCAGCTGCCTGTATACAGAGTCCATCTACCAAGACTTTTGTCAATGCTTGTACCCGGTGTTGATTCCAATGATGCTCAGAAAACTATTCTTACCATTGGACTAATCAAACTTGTTGCTACTGTGGTTCCGTTTGTTGATCTTAGCGAGGGTATGGGTGATGGCGGAATGCTTGCTATGAATTTCACTAGTCAACACTTGGCTTACCTAGAGGCTAAGTTTTATGAATCTTCCCAAAAGAGAGATGAGTTTTTGATTGCCGAGGACAAAGTTCCTGATAAATTTGATTTCGACCAAGAATTGGAGCTCGAGGCCTTAAAATCTGCAACTTCCTCGTTTCCCGAGTTTATTAGTCAATTTTGTGATGGCTGTTTCAAATATCTCGAATATTCTCCCAACGtggaaggagatgatgGTATAGAAGCACGTGCTTCTATTCTTATGTCTCGTTGTTTTGATTCTCTTATCGAATCACTTAGTGATGACCTCTTCAAGATTGTCGCTGACAAATTCTACGAGTACATTACGAACAATGTGAAACACCTTGTCGCTTTAGTTTTCTCCAACATAGCTGAGCTAATTGTTCGTAGAGATCCCAAGAATCAACTTCCAAAACTTTTTGGCTATCtcattcttcaagttagagaagaaatctcGGAGGGCGCTGGTACTACTCGTACTCAGGAAGTTTTGGGTAAAGATGCCAGACTTATCTGGTATCTCAAACTTCTCTGTGGTACATGTTTGGGTGCAGGTAAATATCTTGTTCCTTATTTGCCAGAACTTCAGAAGTTCATTCTGACAGACACAAATTTGCTGAAAGGTGAGGCTGCCTACTCGATTAGTCTTTTAGttaattcatcttttgCTAGCGTCTCTTGCACTCGACCTTTGGAGAGACGACTCATTTCACAAGATTGGCTTAACAGGCATGGAGGTAAAGTTACTGAGGCTTGCTGGGGTGGTTTTCAGTTTGATCCCTACCGACTTGATATTGCAAACTTGCAATTTGAATGGTATCAACCCTCCGCTAGTGAGGTCGATCCTCTTGTGGATGTGTTTGAGGCTGTTTCTGAGTTctctttggagaagttgagaGACTTCATAAGAGATTTCGATCCCAAACAAAAGCTATCGTTGGACGTCACAGATGAACTCTCCTACCATATCAACATGCTTGATGGTGCCATTTCTGGTATTTGTACCCTTTTTGATCCTAGCTTCAAGCCTCATATGCTTGAACCTGCAAAGGTTTTGAGCAGTAGGTCCAACTCCTCCGGTCTTCCAGGCATGGGTCCCGGAGCTGGCGTTCGCAACAATTGTCCTACCACAGGTCTCTCTGCAAGTGCTTCTACTGTATCACTTGTTTCAAtgattccttcttctgctatcGATGGCTCAACATCAAGACTTGCAAGTCCTACTCCCGACGATCGTGGTACTTCGGCCCCTGGGGACTATCACTCTGATGACATTATTGAACAGATTGACTCAAAATTTGAAGCTCCTGTGGATAGAGAGGACTCTTTGGAGTCAAGTAGTCTGACTGTAGATGAGTACGTTGTTCCAGACTCTGAGATGCCCAGTGGAACGTCAACCCCTTCGTTGATGGGAGGATCTGGCGAATTCGAATCGATTGATGCGTCTCTTACTGATCGTTCTTCCAGTTTGTACACTTTCGGTTATTATTTTGATGGCAATACCTTTACAAAGCTTTCAGATCCATCGTACGTGAAACTACACAAAGTTAGAGAGAGAATTGGTCATGTTCTACACGATCTTGCCGGCGCTCTGCTTTACCATGATGGTTCCATTGAATTGATTGGTAACGTCATACAGGCCATTAGTGGCTGGCTTAAAAACTGTGGCTATTTCAGCTCTAATTGCCCTCTATTCATTGATAATATCCATTTGGTCAGTTTGCTTGATTGCCAGGGTGTCAACAGTCCGTTTAGCAGGGTTGTTTTTGGTGCTAGAGCTGCCATTTACCATTGCAATAGAATAAATATTTCTCGTTGCACAAGACTTCCCACTG is a window encoding:
- a CDS encoding uncharacterized protein (CAZy:GH81); the protein is MGLIDRLKGKFEQNFDVQSDQTPQWNLHQNSNKPLPQQPLPPPPIPARDYRLNKPLTPSSSLFSPISISPPVSQIEKTDFHPVPLPSFYNQEGPIETNNFYGNLLVEKQDLPVWTHPYSVWKCDDDQFKGLAVSHISSKQKVFGDVPNSNPCKYFFSPVGICSLLLGAVEFQHGFDLKLGECKRFSCGTRFETRGASGSLIAKLVQGMGMVSGLYSGNITPRLASKVGFQSFDNKGRTVNGLSKHVIKLFDGTKWILYSSVNTWRQETPNSIVAATQVNDVSLVQIAKLPGNGNESTYDDSAGAFVTDMTLSGSADHGKATYKLNYTIGGNSGSGKVIQWFLPHHYDSADSSMDLQLLQGAELDSTCKGTMKAYLTDSFVMSEQLPPKELQFNPYKEGKGCKGCSSDSLWIIRKVATEEIDSFDVINASNTDSMYTAGKILDKGAFILYVAAFVLQDKNLVRTQLDKMKQAFERFISNNQQEPLVYNTSWKGVVSSAGLKDGNFYCDFGNCFYNDHHFHYGYHIHAAALVAQVDQKYGDGTFFNHCKDWIETLIRDVCNPSDQDRYFPVFRCFDFFNGHSFANGLFAHGDGKDEESSSEDYHCYYGIKLWGIVSGNEKLDQLGSLILAIERRAMNMYMLYSDDNRVIPVNFKANKVSGILFENKIDHATYFGMNKEYIHGIHMIPMTPVSNYIRTSQFVREEWDQQHLGELVNQIDSGWKGLLWLNKAIIDPQGAWNFFSDNGFQDRWLDNGMSRTWSLAYCSGMM
- a CDS encoding uncharacterized protein (BUSCO:EOG093400WO) gives rise to the protein MSDYKRKYPHRGDQTPNMYPPRDPVPVSRSISSVTLSRGGSGAFSMQDPRRPFSPVPNREEQSIEYQRLNRYRLNVPDDDNEVRRQQLNRDSAFYATRTIEDVRPEQLLPYKTESIREQYRYLCHIVTHIYIAIKSLDLKSNISIGVADLDKARDALMTDQSTEDFLKAQKEAPDTEQAEGERFETLMHTESEADEDDEEEDDEDSWYESDLSSDDEDENMFASTPVSKVGNKSASVIGLKYWTKELKNLLTIGLVMPASLSASLVKVFYAVILSRGQNIDIGFYTDVVVALIKEKEVLKEIGLKVEWEPIYKELASQMTSPNASSHMTDDLRFKRLGRFSLAINSFFDEDCIPKIMERIMGKYTNQTIATSFIQVAVMLPLVFKNPVIHSDGSITYDKRDIRHYLPVLFSCWATQRSNKEIACLVSVIANIAEAALSEGSKHPERVIMGTYGIFTKEQFGMFVNQLVVTTRVTLDEKQSRYVKLLVDLLVHSLTSRYAFEKGGVMDLLRTFASSIQTLVHPSNSGSWSTILSRVIKRFGTTYHRRLLQERADKSLVAKHSNDFSGLKKDYRLSEEVTKEFVETLTPLILYGVQSKSSNQRRRYVTALQTLCFISPNQILDSVLLDIYSSFETVNSTHRINVVLRELTALARYMAQLPVYRVHLPRLLSMLVPGVDSNDAQKTILTIGLIKLVATVVPFVDLSEGMGDGGMLAMNFTSQHLAYLEAKFYESSQKRDEFLIAEDKVPDKFDFDQELELEALKSATSSFPEFISQFCDGCFKYLEYSPNVEGDDGIEARASILMSRCFDSLIESLSDDLFKIVADKFYEYITNNVKHLVALVFSNIAELIVRRDPKNQLPKLFGYLILQVREEISEGAGTTRTQEVLGKDARLIWYLKLLCGTCLGAGKYLVPYLPELQKFILTDTNLLKGEAAYSISLLVNSSFASVSCTRPLERRLISQDWLNRHGGKVTEACWGGFQFDPYRLDIANLQFEWYQPSASEVDPLVDVFEAVSEFSLEKLRDFIRDFDPKQKLSLDVTDELSYHINMLDGAISGICTLFDPSFKPHMLEPAKVLSSRSNSSGLPGMGPGAGVRNNCPTTGLSASASTVSLVSMIPSSAIDGSTSRLASPTPDDRGTSAPGDYHSDDIIEQIDSKFEAPVDREDSLESSSLTVDEYVVPDSEMPSGTSTPSLMGGSGEFESIDASLTDRSSSLYTFGYYFDGNTFTKLSDPSYVKLHKVRERIGHVLHDLAGALLYHDGSIELIGNVIQAISGWLKNCGYFSSNCPLFIDNIHLVSLLDCQGVNSPFSRVVFGARAAIYHCNRINISRCTRLPTGTDRLLIRDLVSLSASSYNITSYHASSVLISALSKIMNCTYIVFGILKEWESALANKDEDKLQNILRLFSLRKFRGLAEKNSRYLKKYEELLVRSIEIDEYQITSLALKLYGSIKKYVRIPCKVCLMDFDAVESIRPPDSDIDRRIRALKLAKETKKKIYFNLISRLISRTVHRTTKHLYWKFLLKALELIASLNTHFEITLSPEILKVLAKNVNGVHPLVTKKCVIWMASILDVATTKGLFNYNLDEIMSVEPPEPDIVALSAVLEEPDSDHFFAEMRNFKNPKFFIDSKYWVPTLSWFKDIKVIDASYQKTSLGFSRQDDKSIHKFGTYVSKTWIMDILRFHIEESESNTAFLPGIAYFMSYVATLSLHGYTPNFKYEDFFDIVDEIYKKDEKSTHLAVSEIYTGLLISCRTEPSKLADTDQRIASRLVTVFKNEITQSTLNIWKIFCWWVPAHFDLRRCPQIVNAICEFDIDSTGDVSPFNTLARVAFLKAYISSNLNRYHEFDETISRLFGALAHPYQIVAEKVASTLFDCLLYTSTKSFNSFDEYVEANLVPRDGLGIYPLELSKSFSDCIYAYFDRVHRLRATVEGMSSQEMAESEYMYTVRGLQFLLLNILKTSHGDLLFPFLRNHIIPLMFDLDNMKDACKLLHISSLLPLYLIASIRYDASETAKIIKFLCDGAGLTDPTISQSIQLVTFNQAYYMVRFLTITDIQRKDLVEQSILFLYNKHLDVREQGAAYFTLIVHSFIASSSDELIQKCIQRFRGIVSSFKKVKGRKLTNEEMAKLHGATLGLGALVQAFPYTTPPPHWMPRVLSTLANRCSSFDGLVGRTAKDVLSKFKKTRQDTWQIDSKFFTQEQLEDLEGVLWKSYFI
- the IPP1 gene encoding Inorganic pyrophosphatase, encoding MTYATREVGAPYTLDYKVYVEKDGKPVSSFHDIPLYADESKKILNMVVEIPRWTNAKMEINKDCPLNPIKQDTKKGKLRFVRNCFPHHGYIHNYGAFPQTWEDPNVINPETHAAGDNDPLDVCEIGETIGYVGQVKQVKVLGVMALLDDGETDWKVIVIDVHDPLAPKLNDVEDVERHLPGLLRATNEWFRIYKIPDGKPENQFAFSGECKNKKYAEAVIEECSQAWKALISGKSKDDKGISLANTTLSNSITYTTDANIPKASPLAPAPIDKSIDKWFFISGSA